From the genome of Polycladomyces zharkentensis:
AAATCGTCTTGGAAGACGGGCGCATCAGCGAGGAGGGCGTAGAGTTCGTCATCAATCCATATGACGAATATGCGGTGGAGGAAGCCATCAAGCTGAAAGAGCAACACGGCGGAGAGGTGACCGTGATCACGGTAGGGCCGGAACGGGCGGAACAAGCACTGCGCACCGCCATGGCGATGGGCGCGGATAAAGGGATCATCGTCGATATGGAAGATTTTGAGGGGGAAGCGGATGAGTACACAGTCGCCCACATACTGGCCGGTGTGATCCGGGATTTGGAATACGATATCATTCTCACGGGATATATGGCCGTGGACGACGGCTCGGCCCAGGTAGGTCCCCGATTGGCAGAATTGTTGGGCATTCCCCATATTTCCACGATTACAAAATTGACGATCGACGGTGACACGGTGGAAGTGGAAAAAGACGTCGAAGGGGATGTGGAATACATCCAATCCAAACTGCCGATCCTGGTGACCGCGCAGCAAGGATTGAACGAGCCTCGTTACCCTTCGCTGCCGGGCATTATGAAAGCGAAAAAGAAACCGCTGGAGCGGTTGGACGTGGATGATCTTGATCTGGACGAAGAACTGTTGGAAGCGAAAACGGAAACATTGGAAGTGTTCCTGCCCCCGAAAAAGGAAGCAGGCAAAATCCTTGAAGGTGATCTGTCCGATCAGGTTCAAGAATTGGTCCGCTTGCTTCAGCACGAAGCGAAAGTGATCTGAGGGAGGAGCGACGAGGATGAGCAGAAACGTATTGGTATTGGCGGATGTGCGTGATGGCGCGTTGCGGAACGTATCATTGGAATGCTTGGCTGCTGCGGGACGCGTGGCCGAAGGCGGCAAAGTGACGGCGACCGTGTTTGGAAGCAAAGCGAAATCGCTCGCGGAAACCCTCGCTCATTACGGTGCCGATGAAGTGATCGTGGTGGAGAATGATCAGTTGGATCAATATACAACGGATGCATACTTCCAGGCCTTCAAACAGGTGATCGACACCGTCGGACCCGATGTGATCTTTACCGGGCATACTGCGGTGGGACGGGACGTCAGCCCGCGAAT
Proteins encoded in this window:
- a CDS encoding electron transfer flavoprotein subunit beta/FixA family protein; the protein is MNILVCLKQTFDTEEKIVLEDGRISEEGVEFVINPYDEYAVEEAIKLKEQHGGEVTVITVGPERAEQALRTAMAMGADKGIIVDMEDFEGEADEYTVAHILAGVIRDLEYDIILTGYMAVDDGSAQVGPRLAELLGIPHISTITKLTIDGDTVEVEKDVEGDVEYIQSKLPILVTAQQGLNEPRYPSLPGIMKAKKKPLERLDVDDLDLDEELLEAKTETLEVFLPPKKEAGKILEGDLSDQVQELVRLLQHEAKVI